In Spirosoma aureum, a single genomic region encodes these proteins:
- a CDS encoding shikimate kinase — MKNIFLIGMPSSGKSTLGKRVADALHYRFIDTDKQIVRDEGRSIPDIFAQFGEAYFREAERRILRTIRPGDSAVVSTGGGMPCFHNNIEYINATGISVFLDVPVEILVRRIQAHAADDRPLNNPSDPELFNTLQQRYITRLPFYSQANIIVSGETNEDEVLRRIGAWM, encoded by the coding sequence TTGAAAAATATTTTCCTGATCGGAATGCCGTCCTCTGGCAAGAGTACGCTGGGTAAGCGCGTAGCCGACGCACTTCACTACCGTTTTATCGATACGGATAAACAGATCGTTCGCGACGAAGGACGATCGATTCCTGACATTTTTGCGCAATTCGGCGAAGCCTATTTCCGGGAAGCCGAACGTCGGATTTTACGAACCATCCGACCGGGCGATAGTGCAGTCGTTTCGACGGGTGGTGGAATGCCCTGTTTTCACAACAACATCGAATACATTAATGCGACGGGTATTTCTGTATTTCTGGATGTGCCAGTCGAGATATTAGTCCGGCGAATCCAGGCACATGCTGCCGATGACCGTCCGCTCAATAATCCGAGCGACCCTGAATTGTTCAATACACTGCAACAACGGTATATAACGCGTTTGCCTTTCTACAGTCAGGCAAATATCATTGTTTCAGGGGAGACGAATGAGGACGAAGTGCTCAGGCGGATAGGAGCCTGGATGTAA
- a CDS encoding BT_3928 family protein, which translates to MTTAATQPKVKTGTPPMLIAARIARFLVGIVFVFSGFIKLNDPVGTQIKFEEYFEVFAVDVPFLHDFFMALVPFTLAMSVLFCAAEIILGVALLVSYKPKVTTWLLFFLIVFFTFLTFYSAYFNRVTDCGCFGDAIKLKPWTSFSKDVVLTILILFIIGHRNRITPRKTGWVVALTTILTLGLGVYAISFLPPIDMLPYAVGKSIPAQMKPSEPLRYKYVMEKDGKTSDFDQYPTDQSYKFKEMVLVNESAKPKITDYRVWNDEGDFTQQTFEGDKLFIIVKNIKDIDAGSLPAIRALAEGLQGSKVTPYILTSASDDEIKAFRQEFQLNNVSYYKADATVLKTIMRSNPGTWLLHNGVVRGKWHYNSTPDAAEVQSLVK; encoded by the coding sequence ATGACCACAGCAGCCACTCAACCCAAAGTTAAAACCGGTACACCACCGATGCTTATTGCCGCCCGAATAGCCCGCTTTCTGGTCGGTATCGTTTTTGTGTTTTCGGGATTCATCAAACTGAATGACCCTGTTGGTACGCAGATCAAGTTTGAAGAATATTTTGAAGTTTTCGCGGTCGACGTTCCGTTCCTCCACGATTTCTTCATGGCGCTGGTACCATTCACACTGGCTATGTCGGTGCTGTTCTGTGCGGCCGAAATAATTCTGGGCGTCGCACTGCTGGTTTCTTATAAACCCAAGGTTACAACCTGGTTACTGTTTTTCCTGATCGTATTCTTCACGTTTTTGACATTTTATTCGGCTTATTTCAATCGCGTAACAGATTGTGGTTGCTTTGGCGATGCCATCAAACTAAAACCCTGGACGTCGTTCAGCAAGGACGTTGTGCTGACGATTCTGATTTTGTTCATTATCGGGCATCGTAACCGGATCACTCCCCGGAAAACCGGCTGGGTCGTGGCTTTAACGACCATACTGACGCTTGGTTTGGGCGTTTATGCCATTTCGTTTCTTCCACCAATCGATATGCTGCCTTACGCTGTCGGGAAGAGTATTCCGGCCCAAATGAAGCCATCCGAACCATTACGGTATAAATATGTCATGGAGAAGGACGGGAAAACGAGCGATTTTGATCAGTATCCGACCGATCAGAGCTATAAGTTCAAGGAGATGGTTTTGGTCAATGAGAGTGCGAAACCGAAAATCACCGATTATCGGGTCTGGAATGATGAAGGCGATTTTACGCAGCAGACCTTTGAAGGGGATAAACTGTTCATTATCGTCAAAAACATAAAGGATATTGACGCGGGGAGTCTTCCCGCGATTCGGGCACTGGCCGAAGGATTACAAGGATCAAAGGTGACGCCTTACATACTAACTTCGGCCAGCGACGATGAGATCAAGGCCTTTCGGCAGGAGTTTCAGCTCAATAACGTGTCTTATTACAAGGCCGATGCTACCGTTCTGAAAACAATTATGCGCTCGAATCCGGGCACATGGCTGCTCCATAATGGCGTTGTTCGCGGAAAATGGCATTACAATTCAACCCCGGATGCGGCTGAAGTACAATCTTTGGTTAAATAG